The genomic window GGGGAAAGAGACTCAGCGATTAACTCCGCCAAAGGTAGAGCAGAAGCTCAAGTATTAGAAGCAGAAGCAGATAAAAAAGCCTTGATTCTCAGAGCTGAAGCTAATCAACAAGAACAAGTCTTGAAAGCTCAAGCAACAGCAGAAGCGGTCCAAACCGTCATGAAAGCTTTAGCAGGCGATCGCCAAGCTACCCAAGCAGTACAATTTCTCTTAGCTCAAAAATATATCGAGATGGGTCAAATTATTGGTAGCAGCGAAAGCAGTAAAGTAATGTTTATGGACCCTAATAGCATTTTAGCCAGCCTAGAAGGAATGAAAGCGATCGTCACAGAAACTCAAGCAGACAATCGCTCTTCTTTGACTAGTGATTTAGAAAAATTAGATCGCACTTGGGGAGAGAGAAAATAATTAATCTCTTTGAGTTTTAACCCATTGAGATTCTCTTTTCCCTAAAAAATTAAAATAAATCGTAACCTTGGAAAGAAGATAAACAGGAATAAGGATTAAACTTTTCAAGGGTATTTCTTTTTGAGCAAATTTTGCCCAAGCAGTGATAATAGCGATAAACAGCAATAACCCAGCTAGGATTAAAACGAGCGCAGGTAACCAGATACCTAATAGCAAACCTCCACCTACAGTCAAAATAAGGGTTAAACCCCAAAACATTACTAGTAAAGATAACGGAGGTACACTTAATTCTAAAGCTAAACTCAACAAGGGGAAACTCAATTGAGTCATCGCACCTTTAATTAAAGTAGGAACTTGAGTAATAATCGTCTGTAAATGTCCATGTTCCCAACGTTTACGTTGTTGAGTTGATATTTGTTCTTTTTGGGGTAAAATTCCTATCACCTTAGCTGTGGGTAAAAATAGAGGAGGATAACCAGCTAAAGCGACATCAATACCTAACTGCATATCTTCTACGATATTACCATGGTCGAGAGAAACTTGATTAATTACCCCCCAAGGAAACGCCATACCTGTACCCGTTAATAAACAAGGAAGTCCTAAAGTAGTTAATCCTAAAGGGCGAACCCAATTTTTGACCAAAAATGCAAAAGCAGAGATAGTATCTTTAGGGGTAGGCTGTTCTGGTTTTTCCATTAAATATAATGCTTGAATCGGTTTACCCGTGGCGATCGCTTTTTGGGTTAATTCCTTAACTGTATTCTCTCCTACTAGACAATCAGCATCAAAAAATAGCACCACTTCAGGGGGATTAGCTTCTAACTGTTGTAAACCATAAGCTAAAGCATAACCTTTACCCCTCTTTTCTGTATTAAATCTTTCTACTACAGTTACTCCATATTCCCGAGCGATCACAGCTGTTGCATCAGTACAATTATCAGCAATCACCAGAATTTGTTCAGGTTGATTGACTTGGGTAACTAAACTCTCTAAGGTTTTCCCCAGACAACTTGCTTCATTGTGAGCAGGTATAATTAAACGATAGTCGGTATTTACGGCTTGATTATCCCCATTATCCTTATTTTTAAACCAAAGGGCGCTTAAACATTCAATAAATAGCACCAGTATATTAATACTGATAATAATGGTAGGAATCCATAGCAACAACTTTAATAAAATCATGTTTAATTACTCAATGACCTAAAATTTACTCAAAACTATTGACCCAAATTATAACCAGAAAACACCAGCATGAAGACTGTAATCGGTATTGACTTAGGGGGAAGCAGTATTAAAATAGGTTGCTTTACCCCTGAAGGGGAATCTGTTTATCAAGGGATGATTCCGACACCCCAACCCTCTACACCCCAAGCAGTTACAAAAGCGATCGCCGCTATCGTTAAACAATTAACCCC from Gloeocapsa sp. DLM2.Bin57 includes these protein-coding regions:
- a CDS encoding glycosyltransferase; the encoded protein is MILLKLLLWIPTIIISINILVLFIECLSALWFKNKDNGDNQAVNTDYRLIIPAHNEASCLGKTLESLVTQVNQPEQILVIADNCTDATAVIAREYGVTVVERFNTEKRGKGYALAYGLQQLEANPPEVVLFFDADCLVGENTVKELTQKAIATGKPIQALYLMEKPEQPTPKDTISAFAFLVKNWVRPLGLTTLGLPCLLTGTGMAFPWGVINQVSLDHGNIVEDMQLGIDVALAGYPPLFLPTAKVIGILPQKEQISTQQRKRWEHGHLQTIITQVPTLIKGAMTQLSFPLLSLALELSVPPLSLLVMFWGLTLILTVGGGLLLGIWLPALVLILAGLLLFIAIITAWAKFAQKEIPLKSLILIPVYLLSKVTIYFNFLGKRESQWVKTQRD